A window of the Streptomyces finlayi genome harbors these coding sequences:
- a CDS encoding inorganic phosphate transporter — translation MEHITLLLAIVIVTALVFDFTNGFHDTANAMATTISTGALKPKTAVAMSAVLNLIGAFLSVEVAKTISGGIINEDGLRTEVIFAALVGAILWNLLTWLVGLPSSSSHALFGGLIGAAVMSAGWSSIDGGTVVTKVLLPAVAAPLVAGLAALLATRLTYRINRKVTDEAQLKSTAKGYRAGQIASAGLVSLAHGTNDAQKTMGIITLALVTGGVLAPGSNPPVWVIVSAGVAIALGTYLGGWRIIRTMGSGLTELKPPQGFAAQTSAATVILASSHLGFSLSTTQSCSGAVMGAGLGRKGGVVRWSTATRMFIAWGLTLPAAGLIGAGAELLTKQGGWGVAVVAVVLVAGSGAIWLVSRRQPVDHTNVTDTPEPEPAGVVTTAMAAVTTPPTGTAAMEIKSTIPAPAGTTADPARPATV, via the coding sequence ATGGAACACATCACACTGCTGCTTGCGATTGTGATCGTGACAGCTCTCGTGTTCGATTTCACGAACGGTTTCCATGACACCGCCAACGCGATGGCCACCACCATCTCGACCGGCGCTCTGAAGCCCAAGACAGCGGTGGCCATGTCCGCCGTCCTCAACCTGATCGGCGCGTTCCTGTCGGTGGAGGTCGCGAAAACGATCTCCGGCGGGATCATCAACGAGGACGGCCTCAGAACCGAGGTCATCTTCGCGGCCCTCGTCGGCGCCATCCTGTGGAATCTGCTGACCTGGCTGGTGGGTCTGCCCTCCAGCTCCTCGCACGCCCTCTTCGGCGGTCTCATCGGCGCCGCGGTCATGTCGGCCGGATGGTCCTCGATCGACGGCGGCACCGTCGTCACCAAGGTCCTGCTCCCCGCCGTCGCCGCCCCGCTCGTCGCCGGTCTCGCAGCTCTGCTGGCCACGCGGCTGACGTACCGGATCAACCGGAAGGTCACCGACGAGGCGCAGCTGAAGTCGACCGCCAAGGGCTACCGGGCCGGCCAGATCGCCTCGGCCGGGCTCGTCTCCCTCGCCCACGGCACGAACGACGCGCAGAAGACCATGGGCATCATCACGCTGGCCCTGGTCACCGGCGGTGTCCTGGCCCCCGGCTCCAACCCGCCGGTCTGGGTCATCGTCTCCGCGGGTGTCGCCATCGCCCTGGGTACCTACCTCGGCGGCTGGCGCATCATCCGCACCATGGGCAGCGGCCTCACCGAGCTCAAGCCGCCGCAGGGCTTCGCCGCCCAGACCAGTGCGGCCACGGTCATCCTGGCCTCCTCGCACCTCGGCTTCTCCCTCTCCACCACCCAGTCCTGCTCCGGCGCCGTCATGGGCGCGGGTCTCGGACGCAAGGGCGGCGTGGTCCGCTGGTCCACCGCCACCCGGATGTTCATCGCCTGGGGCCTGACCCTGCCGGCCGCCGGTCTGATCGGCGCGGGCGCCGAGCTCCTGACGAAGCAGGGCGGCTGGGGCGTCGCCGTCGTCGCCGTCGTGCTCGTCGCGGGCTCCGGTGCCATCTGGCTGGTGTCGCGCCGCCAGCCGGTCGACCACACCAACGTCACGGACACCCCGGAGCCCGAGCCCGCGGGAGTCGTCACGACGGCCATGGCGGCCGTGACGACTCCTCCTACCGGCACCGCGGCCATGGAGATCAAGTCCACCATCCCGGCCCCGGCCGGAACCACCGCCGACCCGGCCCGCCCGGCCACGGTCTAA
- a CDS encoding class II aldolase/adducin family protein produces the protein MSDQQREAVRRTWDGVVATARRTAADGLVVGTSGNVSARAGDIVLVTPSGVPYDRLRPEDAVGVDLEGRQVLGDLAPTSELPLHLAVYADTGAAAVVHTHAVHATAVSTLVPEVPLVHYAAAMLGGPVRTAAYARYGTRELAENMLTALRDRTGCLLQNHGTVTYGNSLDEAYDRTAQLEWLCRLWLTASSVPGLRPSLLSGAQLREVQDALETYGQPG, from the coding sequence ATGAGCGATCAGCAGCGGGAAGCGGTCCGGCGGACCTGGGACGGCGTGGTCGCGACGGCCCGCAGGACGGCGGCCGACGGCCTCGTCGTCGGGACCTCCGGCAATGTGTCGGCCAGGGCCGGGGACATCGTCCTGGTCACCCCCAGCGGCGTGCCCTACGACCGGCTCCGCCCCGAGGACGCGGTCGGCGTGGACCTCGAAGGCCGTCAGGTGCTCGGGGACCTCGCCCCCACCAGCGAACTCCCGCTGCACCTCGCCGTCTACGCGGACACCGGCGCGGCCGCCGTCGTCCACACCCACGCCGTGCACGCCACCGCGGTCTCCACCCTCGTCCCCGAGGTCCCGCTCGTGCACTACGCCGCCGCGATGCTCGGCGGCCCCGTCCGCACCGCCGCCTACGCGCGCTACGGCACCCGCGAACTGGCCGAGAACATGCTCACCGCCCTGCGGGACCGCACGGGCTGCCTGCTCCAGAACCACGGGACCGTCACCTACGGGAACTCCCTCGACGAGGCGTACGACCGCACCGCCCAGCTCGAATGGCTGTGCAGGCTCTGGCTCACCGCCAGTTCCGTACCCGGCCTCCGGCCCTCCCTGCTCTCCGGGGCCCAGCTGCGCGAGGTCCAGGACGCCCTGGAGACCTACGGCCAGCCGGGCTGA
- a CDS encoding alpha/beta hydrolase, with product MRPATATAAAVTTILGVGAAAVAAGRYASDAALKVPSGRPFPGDRRLTVHSTAAGQVTLTRSFAALRPGTYGLVGHGVHAVVGPVIEQAGHGADTVVRRLERVVHGTLEPGAKVRMTPELYSGDPGSALGLDFKEVEIPGELGVLPAWFVPAPRDVWVITVHGLGTSRAHPMNLMGFLNAQQLPVLDLAYRGDTGAPRPTDGLGHLGESEWRDLDAAIRYAMRYGAESVIVHGWSTGASMALHAAVNSPLRDRISGLVLDSPVLDWRATLRALAAARGVPAALAPLAVRAAQGRAGLHGARLLDTSLPAALHAPTLIFHGPDDTLAPWAASEALARLRPGLVALHSVPQAPHAAMWNAGPARYEEALRRFLTPLM from the coding sequence ATGCGCCCGGCTACAGCGACGGCAGCGGCCGTCACCACGATTCTCGGCGTCGGCGCGGCAGCGGTCGCCGCCGGCCGGTATGCCAGTGACGCCGCCCTCAAGGTGCCGTCCGGACGTCCCTTCCCCGGCGACCGCAGGCTCACCGTGCACAGCACGGCGGCCGGACAGGTCACCCTGACCCGCTCCTTCGCCGCACTCCGCCCCGGTACGTACGGACTGGTGGGCCACGGCGTCCACGCCGTGGTCGGACCGGTGATCGAGCAGGCGGGGCACGGCGCCGACACCGTCGTACGCCGTCTGGAGCGCGTCGTCCACGGAACCCTGGAACCGGGCGCCAAGGTCCGCATGACCCCGGAGCTGTACAGCGGGGACCCGGGCAGCGCACTCGGGCTCGACTTCAAGGAGGTCGAGATCCCCGGCGAACTCGGCGTCCTGCCCGCCTGGTTCGTGCCGGCTCCCCGTGACGTCTGGGTGATCACGGTGCACGGGCTCGGAACCAGCCGGGCCCACCCCATGAACCTGATGGGGTTCCTGAACGCCCAGCAACTGCCCGTGCTGGACCTCGCCTACCGCGGCGACACCGGAGCGCCCCGCCCGACGGACGGACTCGGCCACCTCGGCGAGTCCGAATGGCGCGACCTGGACGCCGCGATCCGATACGCGATGCGGTACGGGGCCGAGAGCGTCATCGTCCACGGCTGGTCCACCGGCGCCTCGATGGCCCTGCACGCCGCCGTGAACTCCCCGCTCCGCGACCGCATCAGCGGCCTCGTCCTCGACTCACCGGTCCTCGACTGGCGCGCCACCCTGCGCGCCCTGGCCGCCGCCCGTGGTGTCCCCGCCGCGCTGGCGCCCCTCGCGGTCCGCGCCGCCCAGGGCCGGGCCGGCCTGCACGGTGCCCGGCTGCTGGACACGTCCCTCCCCGCCGCCCTGCACGCCCCGACGCTGATCTTCCACGGCCCCGACGACACCCTCGCCCCGTGGGCGGCATCGGAGGCACTCGCCCGACTCCGCCCCGGCCTGGTCGCCCTGCACTCCGTTCCGCAGGCTCCGCATGCGGCGATGTGGAATGCCGGCCCGGCACGGTACGAAGAGGCGCTCCGGCGCTTCCTCACCCCTCTGATGTGA
- a CDS encoding IS630 family transposase — translation MNVRRHPGGAVAAVAVTLDETTHKALEQLTASAKAQVRDVLRARIVLAAAGGQTNAEIARELNVAINTVRKWRGRFAERGPDGLKDTGRPGRPKVYDDRVRVAIVAAATSEPPHPAATWTHRAIAERVASTVFAAVSPSHIGRILADLDLKPHKVRSWLTRRDTPDFWQRAEHICDLYRNPPQDAVLLSIDEKTAIAARSRKHPGRPTTPGQAARQEFEYVRHGTASLVAALDVRTGEVLTEVIARNNAATFTEFLDRINALIPDSTDIHVVLDNGSSHTAKHTKAWFKAHPRWTAHFTPPHASWLNQVELVFSALTRSVLRHGDFAGRDDLIDKLDSYIINRNKTAKPFRWTYDGTPLKEAA, via the coding sequence ATGAACGTACGCAGGCATCCGGGCGGAGCGGTCGCGGCGGTGGCCGTCACCTTGGACGAGACCACGCACAAGGCCCTGGAGCAGTTGACGGCATCAGCGAAAGCCCAGGTCCGCGACGTTCTGCGGGCCAGGATCGTGCTCGCGGCCGCCGGCGGCCAGACCAACGCGGAGATAGCACGCGAGCTAAACGTCGCCATCAACACGGTGCGCAAGTGGCGCGGCCGCTTCGCCGAGCGCGGGCCGGACGGCCTGAAGGACACCGGGCGCCCGGGCCGGCCCAAGGTGTACGACGACCGGGTACGTGTGGCGATCGTGGCCGCCGCGACCAGCGAACCACCGCACCCGGCGGCCACCTGGACCCATCGGGCAATCGCCGAGCGGGTCGCCAGCACCGTCTTCGCAGCCGTCTCGCCCTCCCACATCGGGCGGATACTGGCGGACCTGGACCTCAAGCCGCACAAGGTCCGCAGCTGGCTCACCCGCCGCGACACCCCCGACTTCTGGCAACGCGCCGAGCACATCTGCGACCTCTACCGCAACCCGCCCCAGGACGCGGTGCTGCTGTCGATCGACGAGAAGACCGCGATCGCCGCCCGCTCCCGCAAACATCCCGGCCGCCCCACCACCCCAGGCCAGGCAGCCCGCCAGGAGTTCGAGTACGTCCGCCACGGCACCGCCTCCCTGGTTGCCGCACTCGACGTGCGCACCGGCGAGGTCCTCACCGAGGTGATCGCCCGCAACAACGCGGCGACCTTCACCGAATTCCTCGACCGGATCAACGCGCTCATCCCCGACAGCACGGACATCCACGTGGTGCTGGACAACGGTTCTTCGCACACCGCCAAGCACACCAAGGCATGGTTCAAGGCCCATCCACGCTGGACAGCGCACTTCACCCCGCCCCACGCCTCGTGGCTCAACCAGGTCGAGCTGGTCTTCTCCGCCCTGACCCGCAGCGTCCTGCGGCACGGCGACTTCGCCGGCCGCGATGACCTCATCGACAAACTGGACAGCTACATCATCAACCGAAACAAAACCGCGAAGCCCTTCCGCTGGACCTACGACGGCACCCCACTCAAGGAAGCAGCCTGA
- a CDS encoding VOC family protein, with protein MAGAATGVPTIYPTILYADAKAAIRTLTQALGFTEEAVYEGENGQVLHAELSCGNGRVMLGSKGGEGVFAKAMEGAGPAGVYVVVDEVDEHHARAVEHGVEILMPPTDQDYGSRDYMARDAEGNVWSFGTYAPGSSD; from the coding sequence ATGGCAGGGGCAGCGACGGGCGTACCGACGATCTATCCGACGATTCTGTACGCGGACGCCAAGGCCGCGATCAGGACCCTGACCCAGGCCCTCGGCTTCACCGAGGAAGCGGTGTACGAGGGGGAGAACGGCCAGGTGCTCCATGCCGAACTGTCCTGCGGCAACGGCAGGGTGATGCTCGGCTCCAAGGGGGGAGAGGGCGTCTTCGCCAAGGCGATGGAGGGCGCGGGGCCGGCGGGTGTGTACGTCGTCGTGGACGAGGTCGACGAGCATCACGCGCGGGCGGTGGAGCACGGGGTGGAGATCCTGATGCCGCCCACGGACCAGGACTACGGCTCGCGGGACTACATGGCGCGGGACGCGGAGGGCAATGTGTGGAGCTTCGGTACGTACGCCCCGGGGTCCTCGGACTGA